In Amphiprion ocellaris isolate individual 3 ecotype Okinawa chromosome 3, ASM2253959v1, whole genome shotgun sequence, one genomic interval encodes:
- the cnot1 gene encoding CCR4-NOT transcription complex subunit 1 isoform X4 gives MNLDSLSLALSQISYLVDNLTKKNYRASQQEIQHIVNRHGPEADRHLLRCLFSHVDFSGDGKSSGKDFHQTQFLIQECVSLISKPNFISTLCYAIDNPLHYQKSLKPSAHLFTQLSKVLKLSKVQEVIFGLALLNSSNADLRGFAAQFIKQKLPDLLRSYVDADLGGNQEGGFQDIAIEVLHLLLSHLLFGQKGASGVGQEQIDAFLKTLCRDFPQERCPVVLAPLLYPEKRDILMDRILPDSGELAKTIMESSLAEFIQEVGYGFCASLDECRNIILQYGVREVTASQVARVLGMMARTHSGLTDGIPLQSISAPGSGIWSDGKDKNDGSQAHTWNVEVLIDIVKEVNPNLNFKEVTYELDHPGFIIRDSKGLHIVVYGIQRGLGMEVFPVDLIYRPWKHAEGQLSFIQHSLMNPEVFCFADFPCHTVAIDILKAPPEDDNREIATWKSLDLVESLLRLSEVGQYEQVKQLFSFPIKHCPDMLVLALLQISTSWHTLRHELISTLMPIFLGNHPNSAIILHYAWHGQGQSPSIRQLIMHSMAEWYMRGEQYDQAKLSRILDVAQDLKSLSMLLNGTPFAFVIDLAALASRREYLKLDKWLTDKIREHGEPFIQACVTFLKRRCPSIMGGLAPDKDQPKSAQLPPETLATMLACLQSCAGSVSQELSETILTMVANCSNVMNKARQPPPGVMPKGRAPSTSSLDAISPVQMDPLTGMGSLNLGGTATSHTQSMQGFPTSLSSAFSNPQSPAKAFPPLSNPNPSTPFGGIGSLASQLPGPLGSGIGSGIGSSLGMPTVSTDPFGTRKMSTPGLNPTTFQQSKMKASDLSQVWPEANQHFSKEIDDEANSYFQRIYNHPPHPTMSVDEVLEMLQRFKDSTIKREREVFNCMLRNLFEEYRFFPQYPDKELHITACLFGGIIEKGLVTYMALGLALRYVLEALRKPYGSKMYYFGIAALDRFKNRLKDYPQYCQHLASIAHFLQFPHHLQECVQYIEYGQQSRDPPVKMQGSITTPGSLALAQVQAQAQSQQPAGLKAPQPGQPSTLVTTTTTTTTVAKTTTITRPTPSSFKKDVPPSINTTNIDTLLVATDQTERIVEPPENVQEKIAFIFNNLSQSNMTQKVEELKETVKEEFMPWVSQYLVMKRVSIEPNFHSLYSNFLDTLKNPEFVKMVLNETYRNIKVLLTSDKAAANFSDRSLLKNLGHWLGMITLAKNKPILYTDLEVKSLLLEAYVKGQQELLYVVPFVAKVLESSLRSMVFRPQNPWTMAIMNVLAELHQEHDLKLNLKFEIEVLCKNLSLDINDLKPGNLLKDKEKLKSLEEQLSAPKKEAKPPEEMLPVSTTGDFVPFAAPPSTQAATTTTCTTTGPPTPQFSYHDINVYALAGLAPHININVNIPLLQAHPQLKQCVRQSVERAVQELVHPVVDRSIKIAMTTCEQIIRKDFALDSEESRMRVAAHHMMRNLTAGMAMITCREPLLMSIATNLKNSFAAALRAPTPQQREMMEEAAARIAQDNCELACCFIQKTAVEKAGPEMDKRLATEFELRKHARQEGRRYCDPVVLTYQAERMPEQIRLKVGGVDPKQLAVYEEFARNVPGFLPSNDLSQPTGFLAQPMKQQAWATDDVAQIYDKCMADLEQHLHAIPPALAMNPLTQALRSLLEAVALARNSRDGIAALGLLQKAVEGLLDATSGADADLLLRYRECHLLVLKALQDGRAYGPQWCNKQITRCLIECRDEYKYNVEAVELLIRNHLVNMQQYDLHLAQSMENGLHYMAVAFAMQLVKLLLVDERSVSHVTEADLFHTIETLMRTCAHSRANAPEGLPQLMDVVRSNYEAMIDRAHGGPNFMMHSGISQASEYDDPPGLREKAEYLLREWVNLYHSAAAGRDSTKAFSAFVGQMHQQGILKTDDLITRFFRLCTEMCVEISYRAQAEQQHNPAASAAIIRAKCYHNLDAFVRLIALLVKHSGEATNTVTKINLLNKVLGIVVGVLIQDHDVRQTEFQQLPYHRIFIMLLLELNAPEHVLETINFQTLTAFCNTFHILRPTKAPGFVYAWLELISHRIFIARMLAHTPQQKGWPMYAQLLIDLFKYLAPFLRNVELNKPMQILYKGTLRVLLVLLHDFPEFLCDYHYGFCDVIPPNCIQLRNLILSAFPRNMRLPDPFTPNLKVDMLSEINIAPRILTNFTGVMPSQFKKDLDSYLKTRSPVTFLSELRSNLQVSNEPGNRYNIQLINALVLYVGTQAIAHIHNKGSTPSMSTITHSAHMDIFQNLAVDLDTEGRYLFLNAIANQLRYPNSHTHYFSCTMLYLFAEANTEAIQEQITRVLLERLIVNRPHPWGLLITFIELIKNPAFKFWSHDFVHCAPEIEKLFQSVAQCCMGQKQAQQVMEGTGAS, from the exons ATGAATCTTGACTCGCTCTCGCTGGCTTTGTCTCAAATCAGCTATCTGGTGGACaatttaacaaagaaaaactaCCGAGCCAGCCAGCAAGAAATACAGCAT ATTGTAAATCGTCACGGTCCTGAGGCAGACAGGCATCTATTACGCTGTCTCTTCTCCCATGTAGATTTCAGTGGCGATGGTAAAAGCAGTGGCAAGGACTTTCACCAG ACACAGTTTCTGATCCAGGAGTGTGTGTCGCTGATATCAAAGCCAAACTTTATCTCTACTCTGTGCTACGCCATTGACAATCCTCTGCACTACCAGAAG AGTTTAAAGCCATCGGCCCACTTATTCACTCAACTGAGTAAAGTTCTTAAGCTAAGCAAGGTCCAAGAG GTGATATTTGGCCTTGCTTTGCTCAACTCCAGCAACGCAGACCTTCGTGGTTTTG CTGCGCAGTTCATCAAGCAGAAACTTCCAGATCTCCTGCGGTCATACGTTGACGCAGATCTCGGAGGAAACCAGGAAGGTGGCTTCCAGGACATTGCCATAGAGGTGTTACACCTACTGCTCTCCCATCTACTGTTTGGCCAGAAGGGAGCCAGTGGGGTAGGGCAAGAGCAGATTGACGCCTTCCTTAAGACACTTTGCCGAG ATTTCCCCCAGGAACGCTGTCCTGTGGTGCTCGCACCACTGCTGTACCCTGAAAAACGGGACATTCTCATGGACAGAATCCTACCAGACTCGGGGGAGTTAGCTAAGACCATAATGGAGAGTTCTCTTGCAGAATTCATTCAAGAAGTTGGCTATGGCTTCTGTGCAAG TCTGGATGAGTGCAGAAACATAATCCTGCAATATGGGGTGAGAGAGGTGACAGCCAGCCAGGTAGCCAGGGTCCTGGGCATGATGGCTCGTACACACTCTGGCCTAACCGATGGCATTCCGCTACAG TCCATCTCCGCTCCAGGAAGTGGAATCTGGAGTGATGGTAAGGACAAGAACGATGGTTCACAGGCACATACGTGGAATGTTGAGGTTCTCATCGACATTGTCAAAGAAGTG AATCCCAACCTAAACTTCAAAGAGGTGACATACGAACTGGACCACCCAGGCTTTATAATCCGGGACAGTAAAGGCTTGCACATAGTGGTGTATGGTATCCAGAGGGGGCTTGGCATGGAAGTCTTCCCTGTTGATCTCATCTATCGGCCGTGGAAACACGCCGAGGGACAG TTGTCATTCATTCAGCACTCGCTAATGAACCCAGAAGTGTTCTGCTTTGCTGACTTCCCCTGTCACACTGTGGCCATTGACATCCTTAAGGCCCCACCAGAGGATGACAACAGGGAGATTGCAACATG GAAAAGTCTGGATCTGGTGGAGAGCCTGCTTAGGCTGTCTGAGGTGGGCCAGTACGAACAGGTGAAGCAGCTGTTCAGCTTCCCAATCAAGCACTGCCCAGACATGTTGGTGCTGGCATTACTGCAGATCTCCACCTCCTGGCACACACTGCGCCATGAGCTCATCTCTACCCTAATGCCCATCTTTTTGGGCAACCACCCCAACTCAGCCATTATCCTGCACTATGCCTGGCATGGACAG GGTCAGTCTCCTTCCATTCGTCAGCTAATTATGCATTCTATGGCTGAGTGGTACATGAGAGGGGAGCAGTATGACCAGGCCAAGCTATCTCGCATCCTGGATGTTGCCCAGGACTTGAAG tcTCTATCGATGCTGCTGAATGGTACTCCATTTGCCTTTGTTATTGACCTTGCTGCACTTGCCTCCCGCCGTGAATACCTCAAACTTGACAAATGGCTGACTGACAAAATAAGAGAACATGGG GAACCTTTCATTCAGGCATGTGTGACATTCCTGAAGAGGCGCTGCCCATCCATTATGGGAGGCCTGGCCCCTGACAAGGACCAGCCCAAAAGCGCCCAGCTGCCCCCAGAAACTTTAGCCACCATGCTGGCCTGCTTGCAATCCTGTGCTGG GAGTGTGTCCCAGGAATTGTCAGAGACGATCCTGACCATGGTTGCCAATTGCAGCAATGTAATGAATAAAGCCCGGCAGCCACCCCCTGGGGTTATGCCAAAGGGACGCGCCCCGAGCACCAGCAGCCTGGATGCCATCTCACCTGTACAG ATGGACCCATTGACTGGCATGGGTTCCTTAAACCTTGGGGGCACAGCCACCTCCCACACTCAGAGCATGCAGGGTTTTCCAACCTCACTGAGTTCAGCTTTTAGTAATCCCCAGTCCCCAGCAAAGGCCTTCCCACCACTGTCCAACCCTAACCCCAGCACACCTTTTGGGGGCATTGGCAGCCTCGCCTCGCAGCTCCCTG GTCCCTTGGGCTCAGGCATCGGCTCTGGCATTGGCTCAAGCCTGGGGATGCCAACAGTAAGCACTGACCCTTTTGGCACCAGGAAGATGAGCACACCAGGCCTGAACCCGACAACCTTTCAGCAGAGTAAGATGAAGGCCT CTGACCTTTCTCAGGTGTGGCCCGAGGCAAACCAGCACTTTAGTAAGGAGATAGACGATGAAGCAAATAGTTACTTCCAGCGCATCTACAACCACCCACCTCACCCAACCATGTCTGTGGATGAA GTACTGGAGATGCTGCAAAGGTTCAAGGACTCAACCATCAAGCGGGAGCGAGAGGTGTTCAACTGCATGCTTCGGAACTTGTTTGAGGAATACAGATTCTTCCCCCAATACCCAGACAAGGAGCTGCACATCACTGCCTGCCTTTTTGGTGGCATTATCGAGAAGGGTCTTGTCACCTACATGGCCCTGGGCTTGGCCCTTCGATATGTTCTTGAAGCCTTAAGAAAACCATACGGAtccaaaatgtattattttggaATTGCTGCCCTAGATAGGTTCAAAAACAG ACTAAAGGACTACCCTCAGTATTGTCAACATCTGGCTTCAATTGCTCACTTCTTGCAATTCCCCCACCATTTACAAGAG TGTGTGCAGTATATCGAGTATGGCCAACAGTCACGGGACCCTCCGGTGAAGATGCAGGGCTCCATCACCACACCTGGCAGCCTGGCACTGGCACAAGTTCAAGCGCAGGCCCAGTCACAGCAGCCAGCTGGCCTCAAAGCCCCGCAGCCTGGTCAGCCCAGCACCCTCGTCACCACCACTACGACTACAACCACAGTAGCGAAGACAACCACCATCACAAGACCGACACCAAGCAGCTTCAAGAAGGATGTACCT CCTTCCATAAACACTACCAACATCGACACTCTGCTAGTGGCCACTGACCAAACTGAAAGGATTGTAGAGCCTCCAGAGAATGTCCAGGAGAAGATTGCTTTTATCTTCAACAACCTTTCTCAGTCCAACATGACACAGAAG gTTGAGGAGTTGAAAGAGACGGTGAAAGAGGAGTTCATGCCCTGGGTCTCTCAGTACCTGGTGATGAAGCGTGTTAGCATTGAGCCCAACTTCCACAGTCTCTACTCTAACTTTTTGGACACGCTCAAAAACCCAGAGTTTGTCAAGATGGTTCTCAATGAAACCTACAGAAATATCAAG GTGCTTTTGACCTCAGACAAGGCAGCTGCCAATTTCTCTGATCGCTCCCTGCTGAAGAACCTGGGCCACTGGCTGGGCATGATTACACTGGCCAAAAACAAGCCTATCCTTTATACA gatCTGGAAGTCAAGTCTCTGCTACTGGAAGCCTATGTGAAAGGCCAGCAGGAGCTACTTTATGTGGTTCCCTTTGTGGCCAAAGTTTTGGAGTCTAGTCTGCGTAGCATG GTTTTTAGGCCCCAGAATCCTTGGACCATGGCCATCATGAATGTTCTTGCTGAGCTGCATCAAGAACATGACCTCAAG ctgaaTTTAAAGTTTGAGATTGAAGTTCTATGTAAGAACTTGTCTCTGGACATCAATGATCTGAAGCCAGGAAACCTGCTGAAGGACAAAGAGAAGCTGAAGAGCCTGGAGGAGCAGCTGTCTGCACCAAAGAAAGAGGCAAAGCCTCCAGAGGAGATGCTGCCAGTCTCTACCACAG GAGACTTTGTTCCATTTGCAGCTCCTCCCTCAACCCAAGCTGCCACCACTACCACTTGCACAACCACCGGGCCTCCCACTCCACAGTTCAGTTACCACGACATCAATGTGTATGCCTTGGCAGGCCTGGCACCACACATCAATATAAATGTCAAT ATCCCACTGCTACAGGCTCATCCTCAGCTGAAGCAATGTGTGCGGCAATCGGTGGAGCGGGCAGTTCAGGAGCTTGTGCACCCTGTGGTGGATCGGTCTATCAAAATTGCAATGACAACTTGTGAACAGATCATCAGGAAGGACTTTGCCCTGGATTCGGAGGAGTCCCGCATGCGTGTGGCTGCCCACCACATGATGAGAAACCTCACTGCTGGCATGGCCATGATCACTTGCCGCGAGCCACTGCTCATGAGCATTGCCACCAACCTTAAGAACAGCTTTGCTGCTGCACTTAGG GCACCAACACCCCAGCAGAGGGAAATGATGGAAGAGGCTGCAGCTAGGATTGCTCAAGACAACTGTGAATTGGCTTGCTGCTTCATTCAGAAAACTGCTGTTGAGAAGGCTGGCCCTGAAATGGACAAAAGACTAGCCACG GAGTTTGAGCTGAGGAAGCACGCACGGCAAGAAGGACGTCGCTATTGTGATCCTGTTGTTCTGACTTACCAGGCTGAGCGTATGCCAGAGCAGATCAGACTCAAG GTGGGAGGAGTGGACCCTAAGCAGCTGGCTGTATATGAGGAGTTTGCCAGAAATGTTCCAGGTTTCTTACCAAGTAACGATCTCTCCCAGCCAACTGGCTTCTTGGCGCAACCCATGAAG CAACAGGCATGGGCAACAGATGATGTCGCTCAGATCTACGATAAATGCATGGCGGACCTGGAGCAGCATCTTCATGCCATCCCTCCGGCCCTCGCCATGAATCCTTTGACTCAAGCCCTACGGAGCCTGCTGGAAGCTGTGGCTTTGGCCAGGAACTCCAGAGATGGCATCGCTGCACTTGGTCTACTGCAGAAG GCGGTGGAAGGTCTTCTGGATGCCACTAGTGGGGCTGATGCTGACTTGCTGCTTCGCTACAGAGAGTGCCACCTGTTGGTGCTTAAAGCCCTGCAGGATGGACGTGCTTATGGACCACAGTGGTGCAATAAGCAGATTACCAG gtgTCTGATTGAATGCCGTGATGAATACAAATACAACGTAGAAGCAGTGGAGCTTCTGATCAGGAACCATCTTGTGAATATGCAGCAGTATGACCTGCACCTAGCACAG tcaaTGGAGAATGGATTGCACTACATGGCAGTTGCGTTTGCCATGCAGTtagtgaagctgctgctggtagATGAACGCAGCGTGAGCCATGTCACAGAAGCTGACCTCTTCCACACAATTGAGACTTTAATGAGGACCTGTGCACACTCCAGAGCCAACGCACCTGAGGG GCTGCCACAACTGATGGATGTTGTTCGCTCCAACTACGAAGCCATGATTGACCGGGCCCACGGTGGCCCCAACTTCATGATGCACTCTGGGATTTCGCAGGCTTCAGAATATGATGATCCTCCCGGTCTGAGGGAGAAGGCGGAATACCTCCTAAGGGAATGGGTCAACCTGTAtcactcagctgctgcaggcaGGGATAGCACCAAAGCATTCTCTGCCTTCGTTGGCCAG ATGCACCAGCAGGGCATCCTGAAGACAGATGACCTGATCACACGGTTCTTCCGGCTGTGCACAGAAATGTGTGTGGAGATCAGCTATCGGGCACAAGCGGAACAGCAGCACAACCCAGCAGCCAGTGCAGCCATCATCAGAGCCAAGTGTTACCACAACCTGGATGCCTTTGTGAGGCTCATTGCCCTGCTGGTGAAGCACTCTGGGGAGGCCACCAACACGGTGACAAAAATTAACCTCCTTAACAAG GTGCTTGGTATTGTAGTTGGCGTGTTGATCCAGGACCATGATGTTCGTCAGACAGAGTTCCAGCAGCTGCCATACCATCGCATCTTCATCATGCTGCTGTTGGAGCTCAATGCCCCTGAACATGTCCTGGAGACCATTAACTTCCAGACACTCACTGCCTTCTG CAACACCTTTCACATTCTGAGACCCACCAAAGCACCTGGCTTCGTGTACGCCTGGTTGGAACTCATCTCCCATCGCATCTTCATTGCCAGGATGCTTGCGCACACACCACAGCAGAAG GGCTGGCCCATGTACGCACAGCTGCTGATTGATCTCTTCAAGTACCTGGCCCCATTCCTGAGGAATGTAGAGCTCAACAAACCTATGCAAATCCTCTACAAG GGCACACTGCGAGTGCTCCTGGTCCTGCTGCACGACTTCCCAGAGTTCCTGTGTGATTACCATTACGGCTTCTGTGACGTTATCCCACCCAACTGCATCCAGCTCCGCAACCTCATCCTCAGTGCCTTCCCACGCAACATGAGGCTTCCTGACCCTTTCACACCCAACCTAAAG GTGGACATGCTGAGCGAGATCAACATTGCTCCCCGTATCCTCACCAACTTCACAGGCGTGATGCCTTCACAGTTCAAGAAGGATCTGGATTCGTATCTGAAGACACGCTCACCTGTCACCTTCCTATCAGAGCTGCGCAGCAACCTGCAG GTGTCTAACGAGCCAGGAAACCGCTACAACATCCAGCTGATCAACGCTCTGGTGTTGTACGTAGGCACACAGGCAATCGCTCACATCCACAACAAGGGCAGCACCCCGTCCATGAGCACCATCACCCACTCTGCACACATGGACATCTTCCAGAACCTGGCTGTGGACCTGGACACTGAGG GGCGGTACTTGTTTTTGAACGCGATTGCCAATCAGCTGCGCTACCCCAACAGCCACACTCACTACTTCAGCTGCACCATGCTCTATCTGTTCGCTGAGGCCAACACTGAGGCCATCCAGGAGCAGATCACCAG GGTCCTGTTGGAAAGGCTGATTGTGAACAGGCCTCACCCATGGGGTCTCCTCATCACCTTCATCGAGCTGATCAAGAATCCCGCCTTCAAGTTCTGGAGCCACGACTTTGTGCACTGTGCCCCTGAGATTGAAAA GCTCTTCCAGTCGGTTGCCCAGTGCTGTATGGGACAGAAGCAGGCCCAGCAGGTGATGGAGGGCACCGGGGCCAGCTAG